A window of Xylanibacillus composti genomic DNA:
GCCTGGCTTCTACCTGGGATTTGCGTTGCCAAGCATTGCGGTCATGTCGTGCATCGGATTTGGGTGCGGCGTCGTCGCGCTCGCGGTATTTGCCAGAATGAATGGGGGGGGCGGCAGACACAGCCGGTTGGGCTGACCGCCGACAGGAGCGAATCTGGCTGTTGCGCGGCTTCAGTACATTCTCGATTTGCATGACGGCAAGTCTGCTGCTGCCCTATCTGCCCGGCCTGTTGGAATGGCTGGCCCAATCCGGGAGCTACGGCTACCGGGTACTCTCAGCGCTCATGCCCAACAGCTTGCTGCTGTTCATGATTTGCATGGTGATGGTTCTGGTGAGCAAAGTGCGGCGCGTGCACTTGATCGCTGAGCGCCATGCGTCCGAGCTGCTGGTCAAAAACAGGGAGCTGGAGCAGTTTCATCATAACCTGGAGCGGTTGGTGGAGCGGCGGACAGCGGAGCTGGAGCAGGCGAACCGCACGCTAAGCGCAACGCTTCGCGAGAAGGCGGAGACATTGGCGGAGATGTCGGTACTGGAGGAGCGCAACCGGATCGCTTATGAAATGCACGATGTGGTCGGCCATACGCTGACGGCCGCTATCGTTCAATTAGAGGCGACGAAGAAGCTGGCGGAGCGGCACAATGCCGTTTCCTTCGAAAAGCTGGATTTGCTGATCGGTCTCGTGCGGAAAGGGCTGGACGATATTCGCAAATCCGTCAAGCTGCTGAAGAGCGATGAGGCGGAGCCGTTGTCGCTGGCGGATTCGTTGCGCGAGCTGATTCGATATACGGAAGATACGATGGAGATTGAAATCGAGGCCGACATCGATATTCCCGCGAATGTAAAGCTGGGCCGCATGACCGAGCATGTGCTGCATCATGCGCTTCAGGAGGGCTTGACGAACGGCATTCGCCATGGCCAATGCAAGAGAGCGCAGTTTCGCATATACTTGATCGGAAATAATCTGAAATTTCAGTTGACGAATGATGGGAGTCCGTTCGGTTCCGCTGTGCCTGGCTTTGGATTAACGTCGATGACGGAGCGGGTGAGGCTGCTTGGAGGAGAAGTCCACATTCGTTCTTCGACAGGCATGGATGGCAAGCCGCTAGGCTGCGAGCTGACCATTACGCTGCCGCTAGATTGAATCGGGCGTTGCGCAAGCGGCGAATTTAAATAGATGGAAGGTGTCTGTGCTATGATTTCGATTCTCATCGTGGACGATCAGCGTCTGCTGCGCGAAGGGCTGCAGACCATCCTGCAGTCGGAGGACGGTCTGCATATCGCTGGCCTGTGCGAGAACGGTCTGGAAGCGCTGCGCATGGCCCGGGAATGCAAGCCGGACGTGGTGCTGATGGATATCAAGATGCCGGTGATGGACGGCATTGAGGCGATGAAGCGAATGAAGCGCGAGCTGCCGGGGACGATCGTGCTGATGCTGACGACGTTCGCGGAGGATCGGTTTATCGTTGATGCGATGGCGGGCGGCGCGGATGGCTTCCTGCTGAAAGACATGCCAGCCAGACAGATTGTGCATACCATTCGTGAGGCGATGAACGGCGGGGTCATGCTGCCTGTTCCCATCGCTTCGCGGCTGGCGGCCAAGCTGTCCGTGCTGTCGGATGAACGGGCGGATGCGCTTGACGATGCGAAAATTCGGGAGAGCGGTTATGTCTTTACAGAGCGCGAGCGGAAAATTATTCTCCTTATGATCGAAGGCTATTCGAATCGTCAAATCTCTTCGTCGCTGTTTATGAGCGAAGGCACTGTGCGCAATTATGTCAGCGTGATTTACAACAAGCTCGGTACGAGTGACAGGCAAGCCGCGATTGCCATCCTCAGAGGCCTGTTGCTCGAATGAGAGAACGCCGGCATCCAAGCTTGAAAAATGGTGGTATCTGGCCAGCGCATATTGACACGGATAAGAAATGGTGATAGCATCACCCATTATACCGACTGAAATTGTCGGGATTATACATAAGGAGTGTTCAACATGACAGAGACCAAATCGGTTCCTTATGCAGCAAAACTATTTGCTGCCGTGCTGCTGGCAGCGGCATTATTGCTTCATGCATCCGTCCCCGGGGTAAATGCGGCAGGTTCTCAGGCAGACAGCGCTGAACAATATGCTGTATTCCTGGAGGAGAAATATGATATTGCCATCCAGTCTGAGGTAACCAAAGGGGAATTCATTCAATACGTAGCTGAAATTCTGGACCTGCAAGCGCCTGAAGCAGAAGTTGCCTTTGCAGATTTGGCAGCAGACGACGCTCTCTATGCCAGTGCGGCTGCGCTTTACGCACAAGGCATTTTGTCCGGCCCAACTGTGGCAGCCGATGAAGCGTTGCAGCCATGGGTAGCATCGCTGATTGCACTTCGTGCGTCCCATCTGCAGGAACTTGCGTATACATACCCGCAGAGCAAAGTGGATGCCGCGTTGCAGAAGCTGGGTGTTTCCGCAGATACATTCAATGATGCGGCAGCAAGAGAGCTGGCAGCGGCAGTAGATACCGGACTGATTCCAGAGGAATGCTATGCTGAGTTTTCCGCGGATCAACCTGCTTCACAAGAGCTTGTCCAAACCTTGCTCGGCAAAGTGTTGAGCTTGAACGGCGCTTACAAGCAGTACATCGGATTTGCAAGCGATGCGGACATTTACAGCAAATTTATTACAGCCTTTCAAACTTCGGATATCATCGAGATTCCCAACCTGCAGCCGTTCGTGGATGATGCGCTGAAGCAAGATGTAGTCACAGGCTACAATCTCAAGGATGACCGCTACGATGCGAATTTTGTGCCTTCCTTGACGATTGCTTATGGCCATTCCAATGTACAGCATGCCATTCAATTGTTGGGTTTGCTGCGCAGTGAGGGCATTGACGCGAGAGTGCAACTCGAGCCGAAAACATCCGCATACGTGCATCGCAAGGAATGGGGAGAGCCATACGTTGACGAGAACTCCAAAGCCGTTCTGACGGAAAACGGCAACTACATTCACTCCTCCAAGGAATATGACCTGGTGCTCGAATTTTTCAATACTGCCGACAAAGAAGCGTTCCAGTCCGTGATTTTGCAGTATGCCAAGAAAAATGAGGATGATCAGCCAGGATTGATTGCAGGCTCTTGGTGGCAGCCTCTGTTTTACACGTTGGTTGAACCGAATGCAGAAGGCTACAAGCTGATTGCGAACAACAAAATTGTGGACGGACACTATTATGCGCAAACCTTCTCCTTGACAGAAGATGCGGAAAGCATTGCCGCAGGCTTTTCCAAGCTTGATCCCGAGGTGGAAGTGGAATCCTACACATTCTGGGCGAACGAAGCATTTTTCAATTATCTGAATGGCGAAGGATTATAATCGGCAACGCTAGCAATAGCAATTAACCTAGTCAGCCCCCTGTTCCTTGAGAGCAGGGGGTTGTTTGTGTGCGGGCTGCTTACGGCTAATGTGAAGATCGCAGGCACATCTTGTGTTCACAGGTTTCGTTTGCTATGATAAGACCGTCCAATAAGAAATGGGGGTTGTCCTTATGACAGCGTCGATGAGATTGCGTTTCCCAACGTTCATTCGCTAATTGAATAGGGTTGCAGCGCTGCCTGCGATCAGAGCAACGGGATTGGTCGGTCTATTTTAAGGAAACCTTGATTTTACGGTTATTTAAAAGAGGGACACAGACTCCCTCTTTTTTTGTTGCCTTTAAAAAGCCTGTGTGAATAGATCGAAAAAAAAATTAACAAAGAAATGAGTTGTTCATTCATGAGCACAGCAGAAAATAATCTCAAGAACAATTGGTTAAGGAATATCATTTTCTTTCTAAGCAGCCAAACCGTCTCCCTTTTCGGCTCGTCCCTGGTGCAATATGCCATCATGTGGCATATCACACTAACGACGGAATCTGGCGTGATGATGACGCTGTATATCATTTGCGGTTTTATTCCGACGTTTTTGTTATCGCCAGTTGCGGGGGTTTGGGCGGACCGCTACAACCGAAAGATGCTCATCGTTTTAGCCG
This region includes:
- a CDS encoding response regulator transcription factor, which codes for MISILIVDDQRLLREGLQTILQSEDGLHIAGLCENGLEALRMARECKPDVVLMDIKMPVMDGIEAMKRMKRELPGTIVLMLTTFAEDRFIVDAMAGGADGFLLKDMPARQIVHTIREAMNGGVMLPVPIASRLAAKLSVLSDERADALDDAKIRESGYVFTERERKIILLMIEGYSNRQISSSLFMSEGTVRNYVSVIYNKLGTSDRQAAIAILRGLLLE
- a CDS encoding sensor histidine kinase; this translates as MRGFSTFSICMTASLLLPYLPGLLEWLAQSGSYGYRVLSALMPNSLLLFMICMVMVLVSKVRRVHLIAERHASELLVKNRELEQFHHNLERLVERRTAELEQANRTLSATLREKAETLAEMSVLEERNRIAYEMHDVVGHTLTAAIVQLEATKKLAERHNAVSFEKLDLLIGLVRKGLDDIRKSVKLLKSDEAEPLSLADSLRELIRYTEDTMEIEIEADIDIPANVKLGRMTEHVLHHALQEGLTNGIRHGQCKRAQFRIYLIGNNLKFQLTNDGSPFGSAVPGFGLTSMTERVRLLGGEVHIRSSTGMDGKPLGCELTITLPLD